From Arcticibacter tournemirensis, one genomic window encodes:
- the rodA gene encoding rod shape-determining protein RodA — MNNQRSFFFNIDWLTILIYLALCVIGWFNIHAAVYDPLHPSIVDMSTNYGKQFVFIITALILGLVIILLDSKFFSTFSPVFYGITLLLLITVLIVGRNVGGNQAWIPLGSFRLQPSEFAKFSTCLLLAHYISSTNLKMGDLKMIGVCIIILFIPTALIMLQPDTGSALTFTSLVFALYREGLSGYILIIGAILIVLFILSLLINKFILVTILVAIAVMALALFRQSRKFVVPITVTTVACIAFIFSVNFAYQNILQSHQRNRIDVILGKVNDPRGQGYNLNQSKIAIGSGGLWGKGYLQGTQTKYDFVPEQSTDFIFCTVGEEWGFAGSFVVIGLYLILLLRIINIAERQRSSFSRIYAYGVASIIFFHFFINIGMTIGLVPVIGIPLPFLSYGGSSLWSFTILLFILLKLDSNRMGII; from the coding sequence ATGAATAACCAAAGAAGCTTCTTTTTCAATATTGATTGGCTCACCATCCTGATTTACCTGGCTCTTTGTGTTATAGGGTGGTTTAATATCCATGCAGCAGTATACGATCCGCTGCATCCAAGTATTGTGGATATGAGCACCAATTATGGTAAGCAATTCGTCTTTATCATTACTGCTTTAATACTGGGCCTGGTCATCATCTTACTCGACAGCAAGTTTTTTAGCACATTTTCTCCTGTCTTTTACGGTATAACTCTTTTGCTGCTGATCACGGTCCTGATCGTAGGGCGCAACGTAGGAGGAAATCAGGCATGGATACCTTTGGGTAGCTTCAGATTACAACCATCCGAATTTGCTAAGTTTTCAACCTGCCTCCTTTTAGCACACTATATAAGTTCGACCAACTTAAAGATGGGCGATCTGAAAATGATCGGAGTGTGTATCATTATCCTATTTATTCCTACCGCTCTAATTATGCTGCAGCCGGATACAGGATCGGCTCTTACATTTACTTCGCTGGTTTTTGCTTTATACCGGGAGGGGCTTTCAGGTTATATACTGATTATTGGGGCCATACTAATCGTGCTGTTTATTTTGTCGCTGCTTATCAACAAATTTATTTTAGTCACCATACTTGTTGCCATTGCAGTAATGGCACTGGCTCTATTCAGGCAGAGCCGAAAATTTGTTGTTCCTATTACGGTCACCACCGTCGCATGTATTGCTTTTATCTTCAGTGTAAATTTTGCGTACCAGAATATCTTGCAATCACATCAGCGAAATAGGATTGATGTAATTCTGGGAAAGGTTAACGACCCGAGAGGCCAGGGATATAACCTCAACCAGTCAAAGATTGCGATCGGCTCAGGCGGTCTGTGGGGCAAGGGCTACCTTCAGGGAACACAAACTAAATACGATTTTGTGCCAGAGCAAAGTACCGATTTTATTTTTTGCACAGTTGGAGAAGAATGGGGTTTTGCAGGAAGTTTCGTGGTTATCGGTTTATATCTGATCCTCTTGCTTCGAATCATAAACATTGCGGAACGTCAACGCTCATCCTTTTCAAGAATCTATGCATACGGAGTTGCTTCCATTATCTTCTTCCACTTCTTTATCAATATAGGAATGACAATAGGGCTTGTACCCGTTATTGGTATTCCACTACCCTTCTTAAGTTACGGAGGCTCTTCGTTATGGAGCTTTACTATTCTTCTGTTCATCCTGTTAAAATTAGATTCTAACAGGATGGGTATTATATAG
- a CDS encoding thymidine kinase, whose amino-acid sequence MLFSELHFRSKSGPRGSIEVICGSMFSGKTEELIRRLRRAQIAKLNVEIFKPKTDTRYDEYAVVSHDSNSIQSTPVDNSVSILLLGANTQVVGIDEAQFFDDGLPEICVKLANRGIRVIVAGLDMDFQGRPFGPMPALMSIAEDVTKVHAICVQCGAPASFSYRTADTNTRVLLGEKESYEPRCRQCFCDNAE is encoded by the coding sequence ATGCTGTTTAGCGAGTTACATTTCAGATCAAAAAGTGGTCCAAGAGGAAGTATCGAGGTCATTTGCGGCTCTATGTTTTCCGGAAAGACAGAAGAGCTGATACGCCGATTAAGAAGAGCACAGATTGCTAAACTGAACGTCGAAATATTTAAGCCTAAGACAGACACACGATATGACGAATATGCGGTCGTTTCGCACGACTCGAATTCTATTCAATCTACTCCCGTAGACAACTCAGTATCCATATTGCTTCTTGGGGCAAACACACAAGTAGTGGGAATAGACGAAGCACAGTTCTTTGACGACGGGCTTCCTGAAATATGTGTTAAGCTAGCCAACAGAGGCATACGAGTGATTGTAGCGGGCCTCGACATGGACTTCCAGGGGAGGCCATTTGGCCCTATGCCGGCTTTGATGTCGATAGCTGAAGACGTTACGAAGGTTCATGCCATATGCGTCCAATGCGGCGCCCCCGCCAGTTTTTCGTATCGCACTGCCGATACCAATACAAGGGTCCTGCTTGGAGAAAAAGAAAGTTATGAGCCACGCTGCCGCCAGTGCTTCTGTGATAACGCCGAATAG
- a CDS encoding S8 family peptidase, with translation MNKLLLSMLLLGLAVSSLAQSNYGKSRTFRLSVNTKPGDYLPNVVIVKFKESSSAGAKTLSDKPTVLLNKVSVVSLTQKFPSGSTINSKDRSSVLRESVRIGLNRIYELKYSGNAGIETVINELLSDKSIEYAEPSYIHHLNYTPNDPLYAGAQSYLMQVKAPEAWDVYRNADGIIIGIVDSGSELTHEDLSANIAGGWDLVGADAGNFMEDNDPNVARAENDHGVHVSGLASAVSNNMKGVASIASNARLFIVKVAADNQPEDIYRGYDGIKYAADHGASVINCSWGSQDRSFYGEDIVNYAIARGCLIVAAAGNNGSSVPDYPAGYKGVIAVANVLGNDRKSSSSNYGGYVSIAAPGNNIYNTTFRNSYGYKSGTSMASPIVSSAAALVKSYYPQLSMQQVGELLRVTADNIYSINPEYDGKLGKGRLNVYRALTESSPSVRQQNITFEDDNNGRLTAGSIAEIYLDLKNFLMPVEGLKVTLKSSDSRVTITDAIQNVGSIATLESKTRVGPFRVYISPDMPDNARVEFRIEYTGNNDTYQDFEMFTQTVALDYLNIVTDNLETTVTSNGRIGFSSQGQQGGLGFRYKGSQLLYEASLMIGNSASSVSNNARSSNGDADEHFIKRVSVKEAITDSTISGSSEFDDSGNPSRLKIDVRHKVTVNSKSPANKYIIAEYEVVNRSTSNLDGIYIGLFTDWDIDDPEFNATRYNAIDRLAYAYSANSTSAYAGVKLLSTSAQPAYYPLSLSTSPLGDGNFTTAEKYTTLSSGIRQPGAGSSGTDISFVSGYGPFTIAANGSVKVAFALGGGTDLGDLQQNLMAAQIHYDNQSVPAGSSAVLYTYPNPVTPYYNNNITTVVNLPDNAVVSLDLFNLTGQRVKSLLSNTSLDKGIHRMYYNFSDLSSGIYLLRMRYNNSVKTHKISVVK, from the coding sequence ATGAATAAACTTTTACTTTCTATGTTGCTTTTAGGCCTGGCCGTTTCATCCCTGGCGCAAAGTAACTATGGTAAAAGCCGTACTTTCAGGTTATCGGTTAATACCAAGCCAGGCGATTATCTTCCCAATGTTGTTATAGTCAAATTTAAAGAAAGTTCTTCTGCGGGGGCCAAAACCCTTTCAGACAAACCCACGGTTCTGCTCAACAAAGTTTCCGTAGTAAGTCTTACACAGAAGTTTCCTTCAGGCAGCACGATAAATAGTAAAGACCGAAGCTCTGTATTACGTGAGTCAGTGCGCATTGGCCTTAACCGGATATATGAATTAAAATATTCCGGAAACGCCGGCATCGAAACGGTGATTAATGAATTGCTATCAGACAAGAGTATTGAATATGCAGAGCCAAGTTACATCCACCATCTGAATTATACGCCAAATGACCCCTTATATGCAGGTGCGCAAAGTTATCTGATGCAGGTAAAAGCACCGGAGGCATGGGATGTTTATCGTAATGCCGACGGAATAATCATTGGGATCGTAGATTCAGGATCGGAGCTAACGCATGAAGATCTGTCGGCTAATATTGCCGGAGGATGGGACCTTGTTGGTGCCGATGCAGGGAATTTCATGGAAGATAACGATCCCAACGTAGCGAGGGCTGAAAATGACCACGGTGTTCATGTCAGTGGATTAGCGTCTGCTGTTAGCAACAATATGAAGGGAGTTGCCAGCATTGCTTCTAATGCCAGGTTGTTCATTGTAAAGGTGGCCGCGGATAACCAGCCGGAAGATATTTACCGGGGATATGATGGGATTAAATATGCTGCGGACCATGGTGCCAGCGTAATCAACTGCTCCTGGGGTAGTCAGGACAGAAGTTTCTACGGAGAGGATATCGTTAATTACGCTATAGCCCGTGGGTGTCTTATTGTCGCTGCGGCGGGAAACAACGGAAGTAGCGTACCCGATTATCCGGCGGGATATAAAGGCGTTATTGCGGTGGCCAACGTACTTGGCAATGACCGGAAGTCGTCTTCCTCAAATTATGGCGGGTACGTTTCGATTGCGGCTCCTGGTAATAATATTTATAATACTACATTCCGCAATAGTTATGGATATAAGTCGGGTACTTCAATGGCATCGCCCATCGTATCAAGTGCGGCAGCCCTTGTAAAGTCGTATTATCCGCAGTTGTCTATGCAGCAGGTGGGCGAGCTTCTGCGTGTTACCGCTGATAATATATACAGCATAAATCCTGAATATGACGGTAAGCTGGGCAAGGGAAGACTCAATGTGTATCGTGCCCTTACCGAAAGCTCTCCCTCTGTGAGACAACAGAACATTACTTTTGAGGACGATAATAATGGTCGGTTAACTGCAGGAAGCATTGCTGAGATTTATCTCGATCTAAAAAATTTCCTGATGCCTGTTGAAGGCCTTAAGGTCACTTTGAAAAGCTCTGACTCCCGGGTTACAATTACAGACGCTATTCAAAACGTTGGGTCTATTGCTACCTTAGAAAGTAAAACCAGGGTTGGCCCATTCCGCGTCTATATAAGTCCCGACATGCCGGACAACGCTCGTGTTGAGTTTAGAATAGAGTATACGGGCAATAATGATACTTATCAGGACTTTGAAATGTTTACTCAGACCGTAGCCCTCGACTACCTGAATATCGTAACAGATAACCTTGAGACTACCGTAACCAGCAATGGCAGAATAGGCTTCAGTTCACAGGGGCAGCAGGGAGGGCTCGGATTCAGATATAAAGGCAGCCAGCTATTGTATGAGGCTTCATTAATGATTGGTAATTCAGCTTCGTCTGTCTCCAACAATGCTAGAAGCAGCAACGGTGACGCTGATGAACACTTTATTAAACGGGTATCCGTTAAGGAGGCCATAACCGACAGTACCATTAGCGGCAGTTCTGAGTTTGATGATAGCGGTAATCCCTCGCGATTGAAAATTGATGTAAGGCATAAAGTTACGGTGAATAGTAAGTCGCCGGCCAATAAGTACATTATTGCTGAATATGAAGTAGTGAACAGGAGTACAAGTAACCTCGATGGGATATACATAGGGCTGTTCACCGACTGGGATATTGATGACCCGGAGTTTAATGCCACCAGGTATAACGCCATCGATAGACTTGCTTATGCCTATAGCGCAAATAGTACTTCCGCATACGCAGGAGTTAAATTGTTAAGTACTTCCGCGCAGCCAGCGTATTATCCTCTTTCGCTCAGCACAAGTCCGCTGGGGGATGGTAATTTTACGACAGCCGAAAAGTATACTACCTTGTCTTCAGGGATCAGGCAGCCCGGGGCAGGCTCTTCGGGTACGGATATTTCTTTTGTTTCGGGCTATGGCCCTTTTACTATCGCTGCAAATGGCTCGGTTAAAGTGGCTTTTGCATTAGGGGGCGGAACAGATTTAGGCGACCTTCAGCAGAACTTGATGGCAGCGCAAATTCATTATGATAATCAGAGCGTTCCCGCAGGATCGTCGGCTGTCCTGTATACTTATCCTAACCCTGTAACGCCATATTACAACAATAATATAACAACGGTTGTAAACTTGCCGGATAATGCTGTTGTTTCGCTTGATCTTTTCAATCTGACAGGACAGAGAGTTAAGTCACTGCTCAGTAATACCTCTTTGGATAAAGGCATACACAGGATGTATTATAACTTTTCGGACTTAAGCAGTGGGATCTATCTTCTCCGGATGCGTTATAATAACTCGGTAAAAACGCATAAAATCAGTGTGGTTAAATAA